In the genome of Helicobacter colisuis, one region contains:
- the lptE gene encoding LPS assembly lipoprotein LptE gives MKKLFLFLVVCVFLAGCGYQPIAHQANKALGGKVFVEVKISLRDPQNSVELKDSVSRSIFERLHSRVVDKQEADSVVEVELQNVLFHTLAENKTGFATFYRCEVNVRFKYTNRYTQSTRIFSKKGYYNFSLGNSSNITDSIRMEAINEAVIQALDGFISQVGIETF, from the coding sequence ATGAAAAAGCTTTTTTTGTTCTTAGTGGTTTGTGTGTTTTTGGCTGGGTGCGGTTATCAGCCTATCGCTCACCAAGCCAATAAAGCGCTTGGCGGTAAAGTATTTGTAGAAGTTAAAATCAGCTTAAGAGATCCTCAAAATAGTGTGGAGTTAAAAGATTCTGTTTCACGAAGTATTTTTGAGCGTCTTCATAGTAGAGTGGTGGATAAGCAAGAAGCAGATTCGGTGGTGGAAGTGGAATTGCAAAATGTATTGTTCCATACTCTAGCAGAGAATAAAACTGGATTTGCAACCTTTTATCGCTGTGAAGTGAATGTGCGCTTTAAATATACTAATCGCTATACACAAAGCACAAGAATTTTTAGCAAAAAGGGCTATTATAATTTTTCACTTGGAAACTCATCTAATATCACCGATTCTATTCGTATGGAAGCGATTAATGAGGCAGTGATTCAAGCACTTGATGGGTTTATTTCGCAAGTGGGAATTGAGACTTTTTAA
- a CDS encoding diguanylate cyclase, with product MQIIQKIAKEALKELMQEGSDPTPEAYTDYFCRQAKKMGLKSYGDYISLKNMLEKIDAEVRDNLANKEFRNKDELTIHLIVALNHMYFYKKNFALYVEIIKILLRILATYPEKSISSLAKSQLLEFDKSNPKIMQTWKEKWNELLKKGLEVQKNKSVLEILSDFKINNQAFQEWQGEVKEFLKFPQNFKEEYLLKNLEKILNQELVIQKISQQEEIKNSPKERIKYQEASSLPIDSMTTLVSKEGMQKVLGFAEEAFCRQDKNYALVVFGVVGYDKIVEDFGSEAGKKILSILGRLLKEYSGPSDWISYYGGEEFVACLLDSQKNDAIEFIKNLDLVVKKSIFAYQQMHFKIKLSAQVLQRSNQTSLEYMLMKLLADFQESKNTQGVIGDE from the coding sequence ATGCAGATAATTCAAAAGATTGCTAAAGAAGCTTTGAAAGAATTGATGCAAGAGGGCAGTGATCCTACGCCAGAGGCTTACACTGATTATTTTTGCAGACAAGCCAAAAAAATGGGTTTAAAATCCTATGGGGATTATATTAGCTTAAAAAATATGTTAGAAAAAATTGATGCAGAAGTTAGAGACAATTTAGCTAATAAAGAATTTAGAAATAAAGATGAATTAACGATTCATTTGATTGTGGCATTAAATCATATGTATTTTTATAAGAAAAATTTTGCGCTTTATGTGGAAATTATCAAAATTCTTTTGCGTATTTTGGCGACTTATCCTGAAAAGTCTATCTCTTCACTTGCTAAAAGTCAGCTTTTGGAATTTGACAAATCTAATCCTAAGATTATGCAGACTTGGAAAGAAAAATGGAATGAATTATTAAAAAAAGGTCTAGAAGTCCAAAAAAATAAAAGTGTATTAGAGATTTTAAGTGATTTTAAAATCAATAATCAAGCCTTTCAGGAATGGCAGGGAGAAGTGAAAGAGTTTCTAAAATTTCCACAAAATTTCAAAGAAGAATATTTATTAAAAAACTTGGAGAAAATTTTAAACCAAGAGCTTGTTATACAAAAAATTTCGCAACAAGAAGAAATTAAAAACTCACCAAAAGAAAGAATAAAATATCAAGAAGCAAGTTCTTTGCCTATAGATTCGATGACAACTTTGGTTAGCAAAGAGGGAATGCAAAAAGTTTTGGGATTTGCAGAAGAAGCATTTTGTAGGCAAGATAAAAACTACGCATTAGTAGTTTTTGGGGTTGTGGGCTATGATAAGATTGTAGAGGATTTTGGCAGTGAGGCTGGGAAAAAGATTCTATCTATTTTAGGAAGACTTTTAAAAGAATACAGCGGTCCAAGTGATTGGATTTCATATTATGGTGGGGAAGAGTTTGTAGCTTGTTTGTTGGATAGTCAAAAGAATGATGCGATTGAATTTATTAAAAATTTGGACTTGGTAGTTAAAAAGAGCATTTTTGCATATCAGCAAATGCACTTTAAAATTAAGCTTAGTGCGCAAGTTTTGCAACGATCTAATCAGACAAGTTTGGAATATATGCTAATGAAACTTTTAGCAGATTTTCAAGAATCCAAAAATACTCAAGGTGTGATTGGTGATGAATGA